One Pyrofollis japonicus DNA window includes the following coding sequences:
- a CDS encoding NifB/NifX family molybdenum-iron cluster-binding protein, with protein sequence MKEHVCVSIPTDDGKIVKLGHFGDGRYYYHYMYENGAWRLVRVVENPYAGEHDHNMEKDEENSKRPKIFGLNKGCTHIVAVAFGPGGQEFMEKRGLRVIRVRPRTGIEDALKIVETNLKQA encoded by the coding sequence ATGAAGGAGCACGTTTGTGTATCAATACCGACCGATGACGGTAAAATAGTTAAGCTAGGCCACTTCGGTGATGGACGTTACTATTATCACTACATGTACGAGAATGGTGCCTGGAGACTGGTACGCGTAGTAGAGAACCCCTATGCCGGCGAACACGACCACAACATGGAGAAGGATGAGGAGAACTCTAAGAGGCCAAAGATATTCGGGCTAAACAAGGGATGCACTCACATAGTGGCAGTCGCCTTTGGCCCAGGAGGCCAAGAGTTCATGGAAAAGAGGGGCCTAAGAGTGATAAGGGTTAGGCCGAGAACGGGCATCGAGGACGCGTTGAAAATCGTAGAGACAAATCTCAAGCAAGCGTAG
- a CDS encoding serine hydrolase — protein MEPAPSSTVSRWLHGYVVSKMSRLNVPGLSLTVMRSGELVEQRAYGYRSLEKSLPATPDTVYEIASITKVFTAVAIMQLVEKGVLSLDDPADKYLPIELRVKNEPVRIWHLLSHTSGIPALGYAEALLSSYFAMSRTWLPYSDPRHVLEWLEKGARHWAIASPGERFFYLNEGFVALGLIIERVSGLSYADYVERYIVKPLGLQNTTARFEEAQRHPLLATPYDSSQNPPKPMTLPSTIYADGGIYSSSTDLAKFMQALANRGRLGDAEILSKSSVEEMEKPRAKLPTQLFGDDSYGLGTIIYSGFPAGKLVGHSGSVYVYTGYAGYIADKGLSIGVLANADAAPRDIAMAVLAALGGADPEQLPFIKADKLLESLEGVYHGYMGTVKARVERLGDNLVLEMIEPRGGKAVLEPAKPITEMPFDHPVFLLRSGGRVLEVEFRVDPVKGVEMIYERYRLVKVAPLEAVEPKRSTIVLW, from the coding sequence ATGGAGCCTGCACCTAGTTCTACTGTTTCTCGTTGGCTTCACGGCTACGTTGTTTCAAAGATGTCGCGGCTCAATGTGCCCGGGCTAAGCCTGACTGTGATGAGGAGCGGGGAGCTTGTTGAGCAGAGAGCCTATGGCTATCGAAGCCTTGAGAAGAGCTTGCCCGCTACGCCGGACACTGTCTACGAGATAGCTTCTATAACTAAGGTGTTCACTGCTGTAGCGATAATGCAGCTCGTCGAGAAGGGCGTGCTAAGCCTAGACGATCCCGCGGACAAGTATTTACCGATAGAGCTGCGGGTCAAGAACGAGCCTGTGCGTATTTGGCACTTGCTGAGCCATACTAGCGGTATCCCCGCGCTGGGCTATGCGGAGGCCCTGCTGAGCAGCTACTTCGCCATGTCTAGGACGTGGCTCCCGTACTCCGACCCGCGCCACGTTCTAGAGTGGCTCGAGAAGGGGGCTAGGCACTGGGCCATCGCTTCCCCCGGTGAGCGGTTCTTCTACCTCAACGAGGGCTTCGTCGCGCTGGGCTTGATTATCGAGAGGGTTTCCGGCCTCAGCTATGCAGACTACGTTGAGAGGTACATTGTCAAGCCGCTCGGATTGCAGAACACTACTGCGAGGTTCGAGGAGGCTCAGCGCCACCCCTTATTGGCCACGCCGTACGATTCCTCCCAGAACCCCCCTAAGCCCATGACGCTGCCCTCGACGATCTACGCTGATGGAGGCATCTATAGCTCGTCAACCGACTTGGCCAAGTTCATGCAGGCGCTGGCTAATAGGGGTAGGCTCGGAGACGCCGAGATATTGTCCAAGAGCAGTGTCGAGGAGATGGAGAAGCCACGTGCAAAGCTACCGACTCAGCTCTTCGGGGACGACTCCTATGGGCTCGGCACGATAATCTATAGTGGTTTTCCCGCCGGGAAGCTTGTCGGGCATAGTGGCAGCGTTTACGTTTACACGGGCTATGCTGGCTACATAGCCGACAAAGGGTTATCCATAGGAGTATTGGCGAACGCTGACGCGGCTCCACGAGACATAGCTATGGCTGTGCTCGCGGCCCTCGGAGGCGCTGATCCCGAGCAACTACCCTTCATCAAGGCCGACAAGCTGTTGGAGAGCCTTGAGGGAGTATACCACGGCTACATGGGCACCGTTAAGGCGAGGGTTGAAAGGCTTGGCGACAACCTCGTCCTCGAGATGATTGAGCCCCGTGGCGGCAAAGCTGTGCTGGAGCCCGCCAAACCAATTACCGAGATGCCTTTCGACCATCCGGTGTTCCTGCTCCGGTCTGGTGGCAGGGTTCTCGAAGTAGAGTTCCGTGTTGACCCCGTGAAGGGCGTTGAAATGATTTATGAGCGCTACCGCTTGGTGAAGGTTGCGCCACTCGAGGCCGTGGAGCCGAAGAGGAGCACCATAGTGCTCTGGTAA
- a CDS encoding HAD family hydrolase, producing MENRAIVIAFDVWGTLLRLEPMWGFIAEGLAETTNKPISATRTAIEHVRSRVKRKAGLIDIDHVELSTQLLAEELGASIEAVKKGVARGIIHALGHVEELVYEDAVIGIEAAQELAERTAIVGNALLWPSSYTRLLLEKAGLSRLIDAQVYGDEVGAYKPSPKIWLMMMRALGYREDDKPVCIHVGDSLREDIAGALATGCMAIYLQRRRSKGAEVHRELGVAVTNTLSELRPLVEKLLEK from the coding sequence GTGGAGAACCGTGCGATCGTTATAGCGTTTGACGTATGGGGGACACTTCTCCGCCTAGAGCCGATGTGGGGCTTCATAGCAGAAGGGCTCGCGGAGACTACGAACAAGCCCATCAGTGCCACGAGGACAGCAATAGAGCATGTACGCTCGCGCGTCAAGAGAAAGGCCGGGCTCATAGACATTGACCATGTAGAGCTTTCAACACAGCTCCTAGCTGAAGAGCTCGGAGCTAGCATCGAGGCGGTCAAAAAGGGTGTTGCAAGAGGCATAATACACGCGCTAGGCCATGTCGAGGAGCTAGTTTACGAGGACGCAGTCATAGGGATAGAGGCTGCACAAGAGCTCGCGGAGAGGACCGCTATCGTTGGAAACGCGTTGCTATGGCCAAGCAGTTATACGAGGCTGCTCCTCGAGAAGGCAGGCCTCTCGAGGCTCATAGACGCCCAAGTGTATGGAGACGAGGTTGGTGCCTACAAGCCTTCCCCAAAAATATGGCTCATGATGATGCGTGCGCTCGGCTATCGAGAAGACGATAAACCGGTATGCATACATGTCGGCGACTCGCTCCGGGAGGACATTGCGGGGGCACTAGCTACTGGCTGCATGGCGATATACCTGCAGAGACGTAGAAGCAAGGGAGCAGAGGTTCACCGTGAACTAGGAGTCGCAGTGACAAACACGCTATCAGAGCTGCGCCCCTTGGTGGAGAAGCTCCTGGAAAAATAG
- the lysX gene encoding lysine biosynthesis protein LysX, translated as MLVVGVAVDIARVEEKLIVQELRSKLGDAVLIDTRNEPIPLEAPFSLDAVVVRTISMYRGLYVSALFGANGVFVVNPWETMIVSGDKILAYARLAEKKIPVPATVIATSKEAAIRAAREKGFPIIVKSPIGSWGRLVSKARSEEELKVIVEHREALPCSQQKTMIIQDYVDNGAKDIRCIVVGDELLGCIERIASKGEWRSNVALGAKTRPRSTDPELEDISLRAAEAVKGFFVSIDIFETGNGYLVNEVNATPEFKGFMRATGLNPARKLAEKIAETLHK; from the coding sequence TTGCTGGTAGTCGGCGTCGCGGTAGACATTGCTCGCGTCGAGGAGAAACTCATAGTACAAGAGCTTAGAAGCAAGCTAGGCGACGCAGTCCTAATCGATACTAGGAACGAGCCAATCCCGCTTGAAGCTCCCTTCTCCCTCGACGCGGTAGTTGTGAGAACGATCTCTATGTACAGGGGGTTATATGTATCAGCGCTCTTTGGGGCAAACGGCGTCTTCGTAGTAAACCCTTGGGAGACAATGATTGTCTCCGGCGACAAGATTCTGGCATACGCGAGGCTCGCTGAGAAGAAGATACCAGTACCAGCAACAGTTATCGCAACCAGCAAGGAGGCTGCGATACGCGCGGCGAGGGAGAAAGGATTCCCGATCATAGTTAAGTCGCCTATAGGTAGCTGGGGCCGCTTAGTCTCCAAGGCGAGGAGCGAAGAAGAGCTAAAAGTGATCGTGGAGCACCGTGAGGCTTTGCCGTGCTCGCAGCAAAAAACAATGATAATCCAGGACTACGTTGACAACGGGGCAAAGGATATCCGCTGCATAGTTGTCGGCGACGAGCTACTGGGGTGCATAGAGCGCATAGCGTCCAAGGGCGAGTGGAGGAGCAACGTAGCACTCGGGGCAAAGACCAGGCCTCGGAGCACCGATCCAGAGCTCGAAGATATCTCGCTGCGCGCAGCCGAGGCAGTAAAGGGCTTCTTCGTCTCAATAGACATCTTCGAGACCGGCAACGGCTACCTCGTTAACGAGGTAAACGCGACACCAGAGTTCAAGGGCTTCATGAGAGCCACGGGCCTTAACCCTGCCAGAAAGCTTGCCGAAAAAATAGCCGAGACTCTACACAAGTAG
- the glmU gene encoding bifunctional sugar-1-phosphate nucleotidylyltransferase/acetyltransferase, translating into MTRYAVVLAAGWGERLWPLTSTRPKPLLPLPGGDTLISRLIGQLRGLVDGFLVVVRKGWMGEAIRKHLEEKRMEALYAVQEEPRGTGDAARVGVEALPRSVDEVLLVNGDLLVSRNVFEKLVKVGAPSVAAVPSNEPWNYGVLKLSSTGCLEAIVEKPVDAKPGSLINTGIYLLPRQSLEEELAQLKPSPRGELEVTDAVTAIARKTCVHVASGEDWVWLDIGRPWDVFTAYRVVFEERFSELREPLAEGEVEPGTVLRGPVYVAKDAVVRSHSVVEGPAWIEGEVGPFARVRPWSFLHPGSRAATHTEVKASILLRGAKAPHLNYVGDSILGEEVNLGAGTITANLRFDHATVKVVLKGRRVDSGRNKLGAIMGDYAQTGINVSLFPGVRVGAYSWIHPSARVERDVPDCTYLRLRGEGVELRDLAERIQCPDYVIEARRKVSRWLSP; encoded by the coding sequence TTGACGCGGTACGCTGTAGTACTTGCAGCTGGATGGGGGGAGAGGCTGTGGCCGCTTACAAGCACTCGGCCTAAGCCCTTGCTACCCTTGCCTGGCGGCGACACGCTGATCTCGAGGCTCATAGGCCAGCTCCGTGGCCTAGTTGACGGGTTTCTAGTAGTAGTCAGGAAAGGGTGGATGGGCGAGGCCATAAGGAAACACTTGGAGGAGAAGAGGATGGAGGCCCTCTACGCTGTACAGGAGGAGCCGAGGGGCACGGGGGATGCCGCCAGGGTTGGTGTCGAGGCCCTCCCGCGCAGCGTTGACGAGGTGCTCCTAGTTAATGGCGACTTGCTGGTATCACGCAACGTGTTCGAAAAACTCGTGAAAGTAGGGGCTCCTAGTGTGGCGGCCGTGCCGAGCAATGAGCCCTGGAACTACGGCGTGCTGAAGCTGAGCAGTACTGGCTGCCTCGAAGCCATTGTCGAGAAGCCCGTGGACGCGAAACCCGGCTCACTAATCAATACCGGTATCTACCTGCTGCCGAGACAGAGCCTCGAAGAGGAGCTCGCGCAGCTCAAGCCGAGTCCTCGCGGCGAACTCGAGGTAACTGATGCAGTCACGGCAATTGCGAGGAAAACGTGTGTGCATGTAGCGAGCGGAGAGGACTGGGTATGGCTCGATATAGGTAGGCCTTGGGACGTGTTCACCGCTTACCGCGTCGTCTTCGAGGAGCGGTTCAGCGAGCTCAGGGAACCCCTTGCCGAGGGAGAGGTTGAGCCAGGCACTGTGCTCCGGGGACCCGTCTACGTGGCAAAGGATGCAGTAGTGCGCAGCCACAGTGTCGTAGAGGGCCCGGCGTGGATAGAGGGAGAGGTCGGCCCGTTTGCAAGGGTGAGGCCTTGGAGCTTCCTCCACCCTGGCTCCAGGGCTGCGACGCATACTGAGGTCAAGGCCTCGATACTGCTGCGTGGCGCTAAGGCTCCGCACCTAAACTATGTTGGTGACAGTATTCTGGGCGAGGAGGTGAACCTTGGGGCTGGTACTATTACTGCTAATCTGCGCTTTGACCACGCAACTGTGAAGGTTGTATTGAAGGGTAGGCGCGTTGATAGTGGGCGTAACAAGCTCGGCGCGATAATGGGTGACTATGCCCAGACGGGTATCAATGTATCACTGTTCCCCGGTGTGAGGGTTGGCGCGTATTCGTGGATACACCCCAGCGCGAGAGTTGAGAGAGATGTGCCTGATTGTACTTATCTGCGCCTCCGCGGCGAAGGAGTAGAGCTACGAGACCTAGCGGAAAGGATCCAGTGCCCCGACTACGTGATCGAGGCGAGGAGGAAGGTTTCCCGCTGGCTAAGCCCATAG
- a CDS encoding DUF1641 domain-containing protein has translation MAEETRVKESILLDEKAMEALESLMKMAAKLKESGLLDLLETMAEKYEELLMYTGSDQRVYHMLAALEAALNGMKAADPWKYKMAIEKMTSCAMSALDPEELQKVKPVKGLFSLLRALSDPNVAKGLGIMLYLAARLGACMGQEGKEG, from the coding sequence ATGGCAGAGGAAACCCGGGTTAAGGAAAGCATACTCCTAGACGAGAAGGCCATGGAGGCCCTAGAGTCGCTGATGAAGATGGCTGCGAAGCTAAAGGAGAGCGGTCTCCTAGACCTACTCGAAACAATGGCGGAGAAGTACGAAGAGCTGCTAATGTACACTGGCAGCGATCAGAGAGTCTACCACATGCTAGCAGCCCTCGAGGCGGCCCTGAACGGCATGAAGGCGGCTGATCCATGGAAGTACAAGATGGCTATAGAAAAGATGACTAGCTGCGCGATGAGCGCACTTGATCCGGAGGAGTTGCAGAAAGTTAAGCCGGTGAAGGGCCTCTTCAGCCTTCTACGGGCACTGAGTGACCCCAATGTGGCAAAGGGTCTCGGCATAATGCTCTATCTTGCGGCGAGGCTCGGAGCCTGTATGGGTCAGGAAGGCAAGGAGGGCTAG
- a CDS encoding NAD(P)/FAD-dependent oxidoreductase, producing MAVKRIVYIGGGPCTLVSLRRIAEETKKAGIEVENIVITKDKYHYFPAFFPDVALGEAEPDDVRAPVENFTSELGAKLYLDEVTRVDPANRVVETKSGKRVEYDYLFICAGTRYAWEEYPGLREASYHNYTLEGALELRKALAGFRGGDIVVLVPEFPHRCPGYPFEVLGRLVYHAKRRGVNANVKLVHAVPMDAALSHLFDLAVNWHRIHQEIGNIEYIMGKQLERVDPGSKTIFFKDGESMKYDLLITAPPCRVPKFLEDTDFVFKKDPRFLDTTFPTFRSRKYDDVFIPTDSAMPSVNLPFAGVPVHYAAVAAADTVLSELKGASGPILFPDVLTIVLDFGKTGVLVTFDVKEAPGGVAATKPYIAITHPMIKLLKYSFYAGWIKSLKK from the coding sequence ATGGCTGTCAAGCGAATCGTGTACATCGGCGGAGGACCATGTACACTAGTTTCGCTGAGAAGGATAGCCGAGGAGACGAAGAAGGCCGGAATAGAGGTTGAGAACATAGTAATAACTAAGGACAAGTACCACTACTTTCCCGCATTCTTCCCAGATGTGGCTCTCGGCGAAGCAGAGCCCGACGACGTGAGGGCTCCAGTAGAGAACTTCACCAGCGAGCTCGGCGCAAAACTATACCTCGACGAAGTCACCCGAGTCGATCCTGCAAACAGGGTCGTTGAGACGAAGTCAGGGAAGAGGGTAGAGTACGACTACTTGTTCATATGCGCTGGCACAAGGTATGCGTGGGAGGAGTACCCAGGGCTGCGCGAAGCGAGTTACCATAACTATACTCTTGAAGGTGCACTTGAGCTCCGAAAAGCCTTAGCGGGCTTTCGTGGAGGAGACATAGTCGTTCTTGTCCCGGAGTTCCCTCATAGGTGTCCAGGCTATCCCTTCGAGGTACTTGGCAGGCTAGTCTACCATGCGAAGAGGAGAGGAGTGAACGCGAATGTAAAGCTAGTCCACGCCGTGCCAATGGATGCTGCGCTTAGCCACCTCTTCGACCTAGCTGTTAACTGGCACCGAATACACCAGGAGATAGGAAACATAGAGTACATTATGGGCAAACAGCTTGAGAGGGTTGACCCCGGATCAAAGACGATATTCTTCAAGGACGGCGAGTCTATGAAGTACGACCTCCTAATAACCGCGCCGCCGTGCAGGGTTCCAAAGTTCCTAGAGGATACCGACTTCGTGTTCAAGAAGGATCCGCGCTTCCTTGATACAACCTTCCCGACATTTCGCAGCAGGAAGTACGACGACGTCTTCATCCCAACCGATAGTGCAATGCCTAGCGTTAACCTCCCATTCGCAGGCGTGCCTGTCCACTACGCCGCTGTGGCTGCAGCCGATACCGTACTGAGCGAGCTGAAAGGCGCCTCTGGGCCAATACTGTTCCCCGACGTATTGACAATAGTTCTGGACTTCGGCAAGACCGGTGTACTAGTAACGTTCGACGTCAAGGAGGCTCCTGGCGGAGTAGCTGCTACGAAACCATACATAGCAATAACGCATCCAATGATCAAGCTCCTCAAGTACAGTTTCTACGCCGGATGGATAAAGTCCTTGAAGAAGTAA
- a CDS encoding creatininase family protein — protein sequence MLASSTLFKPCNRMLYGYRELRGALVLLPLGSFEDHEDLPMVLDTLLATETACRAAEKCAALVAWPLGYGFSPMHKYSVSLDEDEVARLVLGITSSLYSIGASRVIVIDGHYGHREAVMRATAPRGISYVNVWDVLSKLGLNSFDKQIGFERELAKCFNENKCNNTSLILDSVAKKIAEEKCLGGSR from the coding sequence GTGCTAGCTAGTAGCACCTTGTTTAAGCCGTGTAATAGAATGCTTTACGGGTACCGTGAGCTACGCGGTGCACTAGTGTTGCTGCCCCTTGGGAGCTTCGAGGACCACGAAGACTTGCCCATGGTTCTTGATACATTGCTTGCAACAGAGACTGCGTGCAGGGCTGCAGAGAAGTGTGCAGCATTGGTGGCTTGGCCTCTCGGCTACGGTTTCAGCCCTATGCATAAGTACAGTGTTAGCCTCGACGAGGATGAGGTCGCTAGACTAGTGCTTGGCATCACTAGCAGCCTTTACTCTATAGGGGCTTCGAGGGTCATTGTAATCGACGGACACTATGGCCACCGAGAAGCAGTAATGAGGGCTACTGCTCCGCGGGGAATAAGCTATGTGAACGTATGGGATGTTCTCAGCAAGCTAGGGCTCAATAGCTTCGACAAACAGATAGGCTTTGAAAGAGAGCTTGCGAAGTGCTTTAACGAGAACAAGTGCAACAATACCTCCCTTATCCTGGACTCGGTTGCAAAGAAGATTGCTGAGGAGAAATGTCTAGGCGGGAGTAGGTAG
- a CDS encoding GNAT family N-acetyltransferase codes for MIAGLEELDYRRLASLFSLYERDPLSHCYLAFDVMYMRDRIDLVTEFEGTSIKGYVMLWYSGYGTAAIHVWGNGVKLLSLVELKPTTEKLIVHLPRWSNEEVKSISDFLREKGYEVVTSRVYYDMVLREEWFKPFVLGQVTRLKQHHADIFAEAMRRQGYNIGLNTARELLKSWRCYAIIIEGRIASMACRYLMLPEVGCVGNVYTEPIYRGRGYAKAVTSAISHDIVASGATALLHVESGNEPAIRAYKRIGYRIAGQKLWITARKI; via the coding sequence TTGATAGCTGGCCTTGAGGAATTAGACTATAGGAGACTTGCCTCTCTCTTCTCGCTCTACGAGAGGGATCCGCTCAGTCACTGCTACCTAGCATTCGATGTCATGTATATGAGGGACCGTATAGACCTCGTCACGGAGTTCGAGGGGACAAGCATCAAGGGCTACGTAATGCTCTGGTACAGCGGCTATGGTACAGCAGCGATACACGTATGGGGCAATGGGGTAAAGCTACTGAGCCTCGTTGAGCTGAAACCAACTACTGAAAAGCTCATCGTGCACCTCCCCCGGTGGAGCAACGAAGAAGTGAAGAGTATCAGTGATTTTCTCCGTGAAAAAGGCTACGAGGTGGTCACTAGCAGAGTTTACTACGATATGGTTCTCCGAGAGGAGTGGTTCAAGCCCTTCGTGCTGGGCCAGGTTACTAGGCTGAAACAGCACCATGCTGACATCTTCGCCGAGGCGATGAGGAGGCAGGGATACAACATAGGCTTAAACACTGCAAGAGAGCTGCTGAAGAGCTGGCGCTGCTACGCCATAATAATCGAGGGCAGAATAGCGTCCATGGCTTGCCGCTACCTCATGCTGCCAGAGGTGGGCTGTGTTGGCAACGTCTATACGGAGCCTATTTACAGAGGGAGAGGATACGCAAAGGCAGTGACGTCGGCAATAAGCCATGATATAGTGGCTAGTGGTGCAACAGCGCTACTCCACGTTGAGTCAGGCAATGAGCCAGCTATACGCGCCTATAAGAGAATAGGGTACAGGATAGCTGGGCAAAAACTATGGATAACAGCAAGGAAAATCTAA
- a CDS encoding winged helix-turn-helix domain-containing protein, whose translation MSRNASANHIASGAGHNGGINYDTVARMLRTLKDNGHLTKSQLARLGGLNLKTVEKYLRLLTKIGVVEELSLEPGLRKTYVLTPRGLAALVLLETISSMLDSEAHEVKQQIAEKAAELLRGRGYYVKNLLAHRCSLERIAELHAVKNGKHVHVYLAANGSEAVVKALAGLGAAVMRSEPVYVVVATFEKPCIVLENRVSSFLRVVYVDRRSPEGAAKTIADTVDELVASRVQEECKKAPRVLRI comes from the coding sequence TTGTCCAGAAACGCCTCTGCCAACCATATAGCTAGCGGCGCTGGCCATAATGGCGGCATAAACTACGATACTGTTGCAAGAATGCTTCGCACTCTCAAGGATAATGGTCATCTCACGAAGTCCCAGCTGGCTCGGCTAGGCGGGTTAAACCTCAAGACTGTCGAGAAGTATCTGAGGCTGCTCACCAAGATAGGCGTCGTAGAGGAGCTTAGCCTAGAACCTGGTCTCAGAAAGACCTATGTGCTGACGCCTCGTGGACTCGCTGCCTTGGTCTTACTCGAGACGATTAGTAGTATGCTTGATAGTGAGGCGCACGAGGTAAAGCAGCAAATCGCCGAGAAGGCTGCTGAGCTTCTTCGTGGAAGAGGATACTATGTTAAGAACTTGCTAGCTCACCGCTGTAGCCTTGAGAGGATAGCGGAACTGCACGCAGTAAAGAACGGGAAACACGTCCATGTGTACCTGGCGGCTAACGGTAGCGAGGCAGTTGTCAAGGCCCTTGCAGGCCTTGGCGCGGCAGTGATGCGCAGCGAGCCCGTCTACGTTGTTGTAGCTACGTTTGAGAAGCCATGTATTGTGCTAGAGAACCGCGTAAGCTCCTTCCTCAGAGTAGTGTATGTTGATCGGCGGAGCCCTGAAGGAGCAGCGAAGACCATAGCTGATACAGTTGATGAGCTAGTAGCTAGTAGGGTTCAAGAAGAGTGTAAGAAGGCTCCCCGGGTTCTCCGCATATAG
- the pyrH gene encoding UMP kinase — translation MAKQTVVIKISGKHIDPDKTSLIRDYVAVLRSLHQEGYRIAVVVGGGPTARKYIAAARSVGANRAFQDILGIEAARLNARLLAAALHPDAYPEPPRSIWEALEAAATGKIVVAGGFQPGQSTAGVAAVLAEALNADLLVVATTVDGVYTDDPRRNPQAQLIPRLSYERLREVLSQTVEPGRYELLDPLAITVLERSGIKTRIVNGLEPVNVYKAVHMEDVGSLVEP, via the coding sequence TTGGCTAAGCAGACAGTGGTCATAAAGATAAGCGGCAAGCACATTGACCCGGACAAGACTAGCCTCATAAGGGACTATGTTGCCGTGCTGCGAAGCCTACACCAAGAAGGCTACCGAATTGCCGTGGTCGTGGGAGGCGGCCCGACAGCTAGGAAGTACATTGCAGCAGCTAGATCGGTTGGAGCAAACCGGGCCTTCCAAGACATACTCGGCATCGAGGCCGCTAGGCTCAATGCTAGGCTCTTGGCGGCGGCACTCCACCCGGATGCGTATCCGGAGCCTCCGCGTAGTATATGGGAGGCGCTTGAGGCGGCTGCTACTGGCAAGATAGTCGTGGCAGGCGGGTTCCAGCCGGGGCAAAGCACTGCGGGAGTGGCAGCGGTTCTCGCCGAGGCGCTCAACGCCGACCTCCTCGTCGTAGCAACCACGGTTGACGGTGTCTACACGGATGATCCTAGGCGAAACCCCCAGGCCCAGCTAATCCCCAGGCTCAGCTATGAGCGATTACGCGAAGTGCTATCCCAGACAGTTGAGCCTGGCCGCTACGAGCTACTAGACCCGCTCGCGATAACAGTCCTCGAGAGGAGCGGTATAAAGACGAGAATAGTGAACGGCCTCGAACCTGTCAACGTGTATAAGGCTGTACACATGGAGGATGTAGGCAGCCTGGTCGAGCCCTAG